The sequence AGAACATGACAGATGTTTGTCATCCTCACCAGCGTCAGGGAGCGGCAAAAAATTCACTGGCATGATGAGGTTTCTATGTACAGTTTTGACACTGCCTGCTGGACTCCTAATtttaaaggtgtgtgtggtggcattCACCGCCAAAACAGTGTAAATTATTCCCTCCCATCTATCTGCCAGTTTCTTCTTTCCCCGTTCACCTTTGTTGGCCAGCAGTACCCTGTCACCCACATTGACCGGTTGCCCTTTAGTTCTTCTATTATATAGCTCAGTCTGCCTACGTTGCTGCTTCTCCGCATTAGACTGAGCTACGACCATGGCCTCCCGTAAGTCCCTGCCCAAGGATGAAACATAGGTGTCAATGTCCACTGTATCCCCGTCCAGCAGGACACTTTCAAACATTAAGTCCACAGGTAACCTAGGAGTGCGGCCATACATTAAAAAGAAAGGGGGGAACCCTGTGGTCTCGTGGACAGTACAGTTGTACACAAAGGTGAGATTGTTGAGTAGCTGAGGccacttgacctttgaccttggtGGTAGGGCTCTAATCATACTTCCCAGAGTACGGTTCATCCTCTCTGCCTGACCATTCCCCATGGGGTGGTACGGAGTGGTGTGAGATTTCTCCACCCCAGCTAACAGGAGCAGCTCTGCGATTAAAGAGCTCTCAAAATTAGCCCCCTGATCCGAGTGAATGCACGCAGGaaaaccatacacacagaagAAGTTATTCCATAGAACCCGAGCTACAGACTTAGCAGACTGATTAGGGCAGGGATATGCACACGCCAGTTTCGTGAAGTGGTCAGTGACCACTAAAACATCAATGGACTTGTTGTGCGAATCTTCCGCAGACCAAAAGTCAATGCAGACTAATTCTAAAGGAGCTGAGGTAGCAATGGAAACAAGAGGGGCCCTAGCCTCAGGTTCCGGAGCCTTGCTAACTACACACCTTTTGCACCTGTGAACATAATCCCTGACGTCCCTTTCAAGCGTGTCCCAGTAAAATCTCTGTCTGGCCAGCCACAGAGTACGCTGCTGGCCCTGGTGCCCTGCCTCATCATGAACCCCTTTTAGAACCATGATCCTCAGCGCCTCAGGTACCACATACTGGAAGGTATTCTTTTTAGACACAGGATTCTTAGACACCCTGTACAGCACACCCAACCGCGTAGTGAGTTTACTCCACTGCCTCAACGTTTTAAGCGTCTCCCGAGACTCATGCACCCTCTCCCGCCGGGATGGGCGACGTCCCCTGTCAACAAAGAACCTAACTCTGCTGATAGTGGAGTCCTGACACTGCTTGTCATACAGCTCATCATGACTAAGGACAGGCAAAGGATTCTGACCAGTCATAGACATAGATTTTAAGTGCTGAACATGTGCAATAGCCCTAAGTTTAGCACCGTCCTCCCAGTGACGAGAGGACTGCAACACAGCCGAAACCTCCGCACGTGAGACCCAGCCTCCCATCCCATCCTGAACAACATGTGTGGCCCCAACACACACGCTGTCAGACAAGAAGACCCCTGACCGCCCTCTCGTCAGCAGGTTCTCTGCCTCGTCCTGAACGACATGTGTGGCCCCAACACACACGCTGTCAGACAAGGAGACCGCTGACCGCCCTCTCGTCAGCAGGTTCGCTGCCTCGTCCTGAACGACATGTGTGGCCCCAACACACACGCCATCAGCCATGGAAGCTGCCCGCTGTTCCCGTGCCTCAGAAAGCTCAGACGACAGGCGAAACATGTCTTGGACTGAGTCCACCTGCAGGCTCTCAGCTTCTTTAAGCAGTTCAGCATAAGAAGTTCTGGTCAAGCGATGCATAATCCTGGGCCTCACAAAAGGCTCTCTGCTAAGGGCATCCGCTACCACATTCTTAGGACCTGGAATATACAGGATGTCAAAATCAAACGGGGCCAACCTAGCCACCCAACGCTGCTCACACGCGTCCAGCTTTGGCTTCGTCAAGACATACTTAAGGGGGTTATTGTCAGTCCATACAGTGAACCTGTGACCCCGCAACCAGTGACTGAATTTATCACAAATAGCCCACTTCATAGCGAAGAACTCAAGCCTATGAGCAGGATACTTGGACTGGGCATGATTCAACGACTTACTGGCAAAAGCAATGGGCCTAGCTTTGTCCTCATTGGGCTGCACTTGAGATAGAACAGCTCCAAGACCACTAGTAGATGCATCAACAGACAAaaggaaaggctttgtgaagtcTGGATGAGCCAAAGGCACACTACTCACCAGTGCAGATTTAAGATTCTGAAAAGCCTCTGTACACTCAGGGGACCAGTCCTGAGGACAGAGCTTTCTCTTCTGCACAGGCTTAGCTACACCTTTACCTCTGCGTGGGCGCTTCGACCCACCTGTCAGTGAAAACAATGGCCTTGCCAGCACAGAGCAGTTTTCAATAAAATGCTGGTAGTAGACCACCATACCAAGAAAGGAGCGGATCTTACTCGCTGATGGTGTGACGCCATCAGCCTCCATTAGGTCTGACTGCGAAACATTCACAATAGCCTCAACTTTATCCGGATCGCTAGCAACACCCTCTTGCGAGATGATATGACCAAGAAATTTCACAGACCTCCTAAGAAAGTTGCACTTAGCTGGAGACAGCTTCAGGTTGTGCTCCTTCAAACGCTCGAACACCATGCGCAAGCGTTGCAAACTCTCTGCCTCAGATCTCCCAAATACAAGGACATCATCCAAATAGCAGAGGAGACTTAAGAAATTCTGATCACCAAAGATAGAGAGCATCATCCTCATGAAGGTAGCCGGACTATTACATAGGCCCTGAGGGAGCCTATTATATTCATGCAACCCGAGTGGAGACGAGAAAGCTGTATATTTCTTATCCTCCTCATGCAATGGCACATTGTAATAGCCAGATGTCAGATCCATGGTGGAGAAAAATACATTACCACCCAGAGCAGCCAGAACGTCTGCTTGATGGGGAAGTGGGTGGGCGTCCTTGACCGTGCGCGCATTCAGCCACCTAAAGTCAGTGCATATCCGCAGGTCTCCATTCTTCTTCCACACTAGCACTAATGGAGAAGCGTACTCACTATTAGACTTCCTAATaatctccttctcctccatttCATCCAAAGTCTCTTTCAACTTCTGATAATGTGCTGGGGACAACCTGCGATATGGCAACCTGAAGGGACGGTCATCAGTCAACCTAATCCTATGGCAAAATTCACTCGCTTCACCACAGTCAAGGTGATGCCGAGAAAAGATAGATTCAAATTCCGTGATCAACTCAACTAACTTGTCCTTCCACTGAGAAGAGACCTGACAACCGTCAATAGGTATAGCACCCAGTCCAAGACTTTGCAGTGTGCAGTCACCATTGCCCACACAGCTGCCGGAATCACTCTTTACAGACAAGCTGCCATGAGAACTGCCTGAGCTCACCTTAGCCACATGCTGTGAGACAAAATGTTGATCAAAATCTTCTAATGCAATGGCGGGATATACGTCAGCTACTTTTGCATTCCGGCGCAGAGTTACTGCCACCGACGTCGGATTAATGATCTTGACCGGAAGCCACCCGTCCCCCCACATAGGAGAGACAACTCGTCCAACTAGCATTTGTCTATTAATACAGCGCGAAGTGCTGGGCTCCACAACAACCGTGCTGCCAACAGAGATGTGTGTCTTAGGTGGTAACCTACCCCACACAAGATGCTCAGCCATGGGCTGGAGCGTGACTGCGCTCTTCAGCCTCAGAGTTCCCACTTTATCTGGGATGGAcccacctctccatctctccagacTGGATAAAAGACGTAGGAACTGACTGCTATTCTCCTGACCTATAACGTCAGGTTGGCTCACAACCCGCCAGAAAGCATCACTGGACTTGAACTGTCTGATTAATGGCTTTAAGACATTCGTTCCAACAATCAATGGATCCACCTGCCCCTCAACAATCAACACCGGGACTTCAAAACTGAACCCATACATCTCAATGGCCAAGTCACACACGCCCAGAGGACTAGTCTGCTTACCTCCACAGCCAACCAGAACAATATCAACAGGGACTGGAAACTCACCTGGCAACACTCCTGCTTCCTTCAGACGCGGCACAGCGTCTGCACTAAGCGTGGTGGCCATTGACCCAGTATCCAACATCCCCTTTAACTCAACTTTGCCCTGCACCAATACAGAGGTGTAAAACAGACCATCACTCTGTGCAGTTCTCATGGTGTTTTGCATGACAACCTTACTTGACTTTGGCAATGTCTCACAAAAATACGAATAAACAGACTCAATATCATCATTTAAATTGGAGGGTGAACTCAGATGCCTGCCACTGCCCTCCTCCGAATGGAGGCTCTTCAGTTTCCCTGAAACGGCTTCGGCTTCTGCGCAGTCCCCACCGCAGCAGAATCCACAGCACGTCTCACACCCTGTGACCTACCTTGACACTGAGAGCGCATGTGCTCAGGACtaaaacacagaaaacacaacTTATGCAACCTACAGTGTGACTGCGTAGAGTGGTCCAAACTCTGACACACGTCACACTTGAAACTGCGCCTCTCACCTCGCTTAGGCTGACTATGCCGAGTAGCTTGGGAATTACACACTAGTGTCTTCTCCAGCATGTCCAATAATCTGTCCAATGTGGTACCTTCTGCAGCTGCGCTATCTGGCTTGCCCACCCCCACTGAAGACTCACCAGGTGACACACTGCAGCTCACAGCCTCCATTACAGGTGTGCCCATAGAAGCAGTGTTCTGTAATACGTTACTCCTCTGTAACTTGTGATTCCTTAAAAACTCATCCAGACGTGCCTGGACCTCACAAGTAGTCCACTCACTCTGTGgcttacttaaaaacatcatcGAGAGCTCTCTATCAGGGCAATGCCTAATGAACATGGCGGCAACTTCTACAGTCTGCAGCCGCAACGCCCTACTGTCATGTCCCAAAGACTGTTCTGCTACCTCAGCTGCCTTATTCAACCTGATCCAGTAGTCAAGAGGTTGCTCATTGACATACGGCGTAGTGGAGTAAAAATCCGCAAGAGGCATACCCGAATGCACCGCACTGTCGAAATGCTGTCTGAGAATGCAAAAGACAGCATCCACGTTACCTGAATCAGACACCTGCACATTATTACGCAGCCAGATCCGAATTACATCCCTGGCGCGACCCATCAGTCTGCTAAGCAGCTCATCCACACAGTCCCTCCCAGTGTAGCCACCCTTATTCAGATACAATCTCATTAATCCCtcccactcacacagagagaattTATCACTACCATCACCTCTAAAGAAAGGCGGCTCTTTCCTCTCAGACTTGAGAACGAGATTCAATTTTGACAGATCAATAAGAGTACCACCCCCCAGGGAATGGCCCGCAGAGAGAGCTGGTGAACCTAGACACACACTATTCACAAGGTTCGCACTCACAGACTGACTAATGTTGGCACTGATTTCTCTAACCTGCTCACTGGACAGTTTAACTGGGATATCAGACTCGGTGAACTCCAGTGGTGGCAAATCCTGATGCACAGGCGTGGAAAATGTTACCCTATCCTTAACTACGCCACCACTGGCTAAGCCAGAGCTACCTGGAGTACTAAATGTCAGAaggcccctccctctccccacacTAAAGTACCCATGACTCTCACTAGTGAAATCCATATTAAT comes from Alosa sapidissima isolate fAloSap1 chromosome 18, fAloSap1.pri, whole genome shotgun sequence and encodes:
- the LOC121689966 gene encoding uncharacterized protein LOC121689966 — translated: MQNTMRTAQSDGLFYTSVLVQGKVELKGMLDTGSMATTLSADAVPRLKEAGVLPGEFPVPVDIVLVGCGGKQTSPLGVCDLAIEMYGFSFEVPVLIVEGQVDPLIVGTNVLKPLIRQFKSSDAFWRVVSQPDVIGQENSSQFLRLLSSLERWRGGSIPDKVGTLRLKSAVTLQPMAEHLVWGRLPPKTHISVGSTVVVEPSTSRCINRQMLVGRVVSPMWGDGWLPVKIINPTSVAVTLRRNAKVADVYPAIALEDFDQHFVSQHVAKVSSGSSHGSLSVKSDSGSCVGNGDCTLQSLGLGAIPIDGCQVSSQWKDKLVELITEFESIFSRHHLDCGEASEFCHRIRLTDDRPFRLPYRRLSPAHYQKLKETLDEMEEKEIIRKSNSEYASPLVLVWKKNGDLRICTDFRWLNARTVKDAHPLPHQADVLAALGGNVFFSTMDLTSGYYNVPLHEEDKKYTAFSSPLGLHEYNRLPQGLCNSPATFMRMMLSIFGDQNFLSLLCYLDDVLVFGRSEAESLQRLRMVFERLKEHNLKLSPAKCNFLRRSVKFLGHIISQEGVASDPDKVEAIVNVSQSDLMEADGVTPSASKIRSFLGMVVYYQHFIENCSVLARPLFSLTGGSKRPRRGKGVAKPVQKRKLCPQDWSPECTEAFQNLKSALVSSVPLAHPDFTKPFLLSVDASTSGLGAVLSQVQPNEDKARPIAFASKSLNHAQSKYPAHRLEFFAMKWAICDKFSHWLRGHRFTVWTDNNPLKYVLTKPKLDACEQRWVARLAPFDFDILYIPGPKNVVADALSREPFVRPRIMHRLTRTSYAELLKEAESLQVDSVQDMFRLSSELSEAREQRAASMADGVCVGATHVVQDEAANLLTRGRSAVSLSDSVCVGATHVVQDEAENLLTRGRSGVFLSDSVCVGATHVVQDGMGGWVSRAEVSAVLQSSRHWEDGAKLRAIAHVQHLKSMSMTGQNPLPVLSHDELYDKQCQDSTISRVRFFVDRGRRPSRRERVHESRETLKTLRQWSKLTTRLGVLYRVSKNPVSKKNTFQYVVPEALRIMVLKGVHDEAGHQGQQRTLWLARQRFYWDTLERDVRDYVHRCKRCVVSKAPEPEARAPLVSIATSAPLELVCIDFWSAEDSHNKSIDVLVVTDHFTKLACAYPCPNQSAKSVARVLWNNFFCVYGFPACIHSDQGANFESSLIAELLLLAGVEKSHTTPYHPMGNGQAERMNRTLGSMIRALPPRSKVKWPQLLNNLTFVYNCTVHETTGFPPFFLMYGRTPRLPVDLMFESVLLDGDTVDIDTYVSSLGRDLREAMVVAQSNAEKQQRRQTELYNRRTKGQPVNVGDRVLLANKGERGKKKLADRWEGIIYTVLAVNATTHTFKIRSPAGSVKTVHRNLIMPVNFLPLPDAGEDDKHLSCSGGSVSAAGSSQSSGDSATVDRTVRWVAGLPGSSDTHGSDIGDFGSVTVDRGNDMLPVSAGVESERTSVPSACESPLCAVSDDCADSLSVDPLPTVNSTHTGVTASTVSPGRRRSGVRTRRGRLIKPVNRLIQVMSTQWVRSLFRGAH